Proteins encoded together in one Deltaproteobacteria bacterium window:
- the sucC gene encoding ADP-forming succinate--CoA ligase subunit beta: MKIHEYQGKEILKKYGVPVPRGKVAATADEAYSVAKQLGSPVVVVKSQIHAGGRGKGGGVKVVKSPEEARDAAKKMLGNILVTHQTGPEGKIVKKVLVEEGSAIARELYLGAVLDRATARVTIMASSEGGMEIEEVAAKEPEKIVKMAIDPLKGVDETRTKEVAAKLDLQGTLTEKFVQFVQALYDAYVKADCTMAEINPLVVTKDNHLLALDAKINFDDNALFRHPSTEALRDLDEEDLAEIEAKKYDLSYVSMDGNIGCMVNGAGLAMATMDIIKLHGGEPANFLDVGGGATADKVTAAFKIILADPKVKAILVNIFGGIMRCDIIANGIVAAAREVHIKVPVVIRLQGTNVDIGKNILRNSGLALISEDDLAKAAQKVVASIQ; encoded by the coding sequence AAGGAAATCCTTAAAAAATACGGGGTTCCGGTTCCGCGCGGAAAGGTGGCCGCGACCGCCGATGAGGCCTATTCGGTGGCCAAACAATTGGGCTCGCCGGTCGTTGTGGTCAAATCCCAAATCCACGCCGGCGGACGCGGGAAGGGGGGGGGCGTAAAGGTCGTCAAATCCCCCGAAGAGGCCCGTGATGCCGCAAAAAAAATGCTCGGTAATATTCTCGTGACGCACCAAACCGGCCCCGAAGGTAAAATCGTCAAAAAAGTTCTTGTCGAAGAAGGAAGCGCCATCGCGCGGGAGTTGTACCTCGGCGCCGTCCTTGACCGCGCCACCGCGCGAGTGACAATTATGGCGAGTAGTGAAGGGGGGATGGAAATCGAGGAGGTGGCGGCGAAGGAACCGGAAAAGATTGTTAAGATGGCGATTGACCCCTTAAAGGGGGTTGATGAAACAAGAACAAAAGAGGTGGCAGCCAAGCTCGATTTGCAGGGCACCCTTACCGAAAAATTTGTTCAATTTGTCCAAGCCCTCTACGATGCCTACGTGAAAGCCGACTGTACGATGGCCGAAATCAACCCGCTCGTTGTCACCAAGGACAATCATCTCTTGGCGTTGGATGCAAAAATCAATTTCGACGACAACGCCCTCTTCCGCCATCCCTCCACCGAGGCCCTACGCGATCTGGACGAGGAGGACTTGGCCGAAATCGAGGCGAAAAAATACGATCTCTCCTACGTCAGCATGGACGGCAATATCGGTTGCATGGTCAACGGCGCGGGGCTGGCGATGGCCACCATGGATATCATCAAGCTCCACGGCGGCGAACCGGCGAATTTTCTGGATGTCGGCGGCGGGGCGACGGCTGACAAGGTGACGGCGGCGTTCAAGATTATTCTGGCCGACCCCAAAGTGAAGGCCATTCTTGTCAATATCTTCGGCGGCATCATGCGTTGCGATATCATTGCCAACGGCATTGTCGCCGCCGCCAGGGAGGTTCACATCAAGGTCCCGGTGGTTATCCGCCTGCAGGGGACGAATGTGGATATCGGGAAAAATATTTTGCGGAATTCGGGGCTTGCGCTTATTTCGGAGGATGATCTCGCCAAGGCCGCCCAA